The Novosphingobium sp. THN1 genome includes a window with the following:
- a CDS encoding limonene-1,2-epoxide hydrolase family protein: MADDTDMSPLECVLSFCSAWTGPDLDRVIAHLAPDITYHNIPMEPLSGLAAVERYLRGVGPLTDSAWEVRHAAANGDHVLTERIDRMTIGGARVELPLMGVFRVRDNLICEWRDYFDLASYRAQMAALGTPKGH; this comes from the coding sequence TTGGCTGACGACACGGACATGTCTCCGCTTGAATGCGTCCTGTCGTTCTGCAGCGCCTGGACCGGCCCGGATCTTGATCGGGTGATTGCGCACCTTGCGCCCGATATCACCTATCACAACATTCCGATGGAGCCACTGTCCGGCCTGGCCGCAGTCGAACGCTATCTGCGCGGCGTCGGGCCCTTGACCGATTCCGCTTGGGAAGTGCGCCATGCTGCAGCGAACGGCGATCATGTGCTGACAGAGCGGATTGACCGCATGACCATCGGCGGCGCACGGGTTGAACTGCCGCTTATGGGTGTGTTCCGCGTGCGCGACAATCTGATCTGCGAATGGCGCGATTACTTCGATCTGGCCAGCTATCGCGCGCAGATGGCGGCTCTCGGCACTCCGAAAGGGCATTGA
- a CDS encoding amidohydrolase family protein — protein MSLASARVIDIHAHAVIEETFGSAGHFGPELTEEDGVPVFRIGDYRLRGVRYRGSAFMDPDVRVAAMDRIGIDWQLLSPNPLTYFHYIPAAEAIAFCRRHNDALAAQVARYPDRLGASAALPMQDVDAAIAELRRAVSELGFRAAYIGTDMPQSLCDPVMDRFYEAVVALDVPLFIHPASAGIDGPAGPAAFGRFELDITVGFAMQETTALATLLFGGVLDRHPVLDICISHGGGALALVWGRLRHAAHKRQWVPESLRDEGRFEAALQRIWYDVHMHDDLSLDLLIQRVGRDRLVYGTNFAGWDAPQHADTHGMEQLLADNARRLLRA, from the coding sequence ATGAGCCTTGCAAGCGCCCGCGTGATCGACATCCACGCCCACGCGGTGATCGAGGAGACCTTTGGCAGCGCCGGTCACTTCGGTCCCGAACTGACCGAAGAGGATGGCGTGCCGGTGTTCCGCATCGGTGACTACAGGTTGCGCGGCGTGCGCTATCGCGGCAGCGCCTTCATGGACCCGGATGTGCGGGTCGCGGCGATGGATCGCATCGGGATCGACTGGCAGTTGCTCTCGCCCAATCCGCTGACCTACTTCCACTACATTCCGGCAGCGGAAGCGATTGCCTTCTGCCGCAGGCACAATGATGCACTCGCAGCGCAGGTTGCCCGCTATCCCGACCGTCTCGGCGCGTCGGCGGCCCTGCCGATGCAGGATGTCGATGCGGCGATTGCCGAGTTGCGCCGCGCGGTAAGCGAACTGGGCTTTCGCGCCGCCTACATCGGCACGGACATGCCGCAGAGCCTGTGCGATCCGGTGATGGACCGGTTCTACGAGGCGGTCGTCGCCCTCGACGTGCCGCTGTTCATCCACCCGGCCTCTGCCGGGATCGATGGCCCGGCCGGCCCTGCGGCATTCGGCAGGTTCGAACTGGACATCACCGTCGGGTTTGCGATGCAGGAAACGACCGCGCTTGCCACGCTCCTGTTCGGCGGCGTGCTCGATCGCCATCCCGTGCTCGATATCTGCATCAGCCACGGCGGCGGGGCACTGGCGCTGGTGTGGGGGCGCCTGCGCCATGCTGCGCACAAGCGCCAGTGGGTGCCGGAAAGCCTGCGTGACGAAGGCCGCTTCGAAGCAGCCCTCCAGCGCATCTGGTATGATGTGCACATGCACGATGACCTCTCGCTCGATCTCCTGATTCAGCGGGTTGGCCGCGATCGGCTGGTCTATGGCACCAATTTCGCCGGCTGGGACGCGCCGCAGCACGCCGATACGCATGGCATGGAGCAGTTGCTGGCCGACAACGCGAGGCGCCTGCTGCGCGCCTGA
- a CDS encoding SDR family oxidoreductase: MDLGLKDRTVLVCAGSQGIGLATARGFHHEGARVAICARDPDQLALAAAQMPGCLALVADLADPAQITGLADTVAAQFGPVDVLVNNAGGPPPGLFDTLDDARWEAATNLTLMSAVRMTRAVLPAMRARRWGRIVNISSFGVKQPVPNLTLSNSLRMAVLGWAKTLSQQVAADNVLVNTVCPGWTRTGRVEKLLGPGDADGPSAAEAAILADIPLGRFAEAEEIASLAVFLGSEVASYMTGTAIAVDGGVAKGYA; the protein is encoded by the coding sequence ATGGATCTGGGGCTGAAGGACAGGACCGTTCTGGTCTGCGCGGGAAGCCAGGGGATAGGCCTTGCCACGGCGCGCGGATTTCATCACGAAGGCGCGCGCGTGGCCATTTGCGCGCGCGATCCGGATCAGCTTGCCCTGGCGGCAGCGCAGATGCCCGGCTGCCTGGCGCTTGTCGCAGACCTTGCCGATCCCGCGCAGATCACCGGGCTTGCCGATACGGTCGCGGCGCAGTTCGGGCCGGTCGATGTGCTGGTGAACAATGCCGGTGGCCCGCCGCCGGGGCTGTTCGATACGCTGGACGATGCGCGGTGGGAGGCGGCCACCAACCTCACGCTGATGTCCGCCGTGCGGATGACCCGCGCGGTACTCCCTGCGATGCGGGCGCGGCGCTGGGGGCGGATCGTCAACATATCGTCGTTCGGGGTCAAGCAGCCGGTCCCCAATCTCACGCTGTCGAACAGCCTGCGCATGGCGGTGCTGGGCTGGGCGAAGACATTGTCGCAGCAGGTCGCTGCGGACAATGTGCTGGTCAACACGGTTTGCCCTGGGTGGACACGCACCGGACGGGTCGAGAAGCTGCTGGGGCCGGGCGACGCTGATGGCCCCAGCGCGGCAGAGGCCGCAATCCTTGCCGATATCCCGCTAGGCCGGTTCGCCGAAGCCGAAGAGATCGCCAGTCTCGCTGTTTTCCTTGGCTCGGAAGTTGCAAGCTACATGACCGGAACCGCGATCGCGGTCGATGGCGGCGTCGCGAAGGGATATGCCTGA